Proteins encoded within one genomic window of Mesobacillus subterraneus:
- a CDS encoding NCS2 family permease has translation MFKLKENNTNVKTEMMTGITTFFTMVYIVVVNPIILADAGVPFEQVFTATIIAAVIGTLWMALFANYPIAIAPGMGLNAYFAYSVVGNNQNISYETAFAAVFIAGLIFVILSLTSFREKLIEAIPANLKHGITAGIGLFIAFIGLRLTGIISDHPSNLVGLGDLHSPSAVLALIGLAVTLVLMVLKVNGALFLGMVVTALIAFFTGQLDFKEGFMSMPSLPEGMIVLNPWTALMDVVQNSLYAVVFSFILVTIFDTTGTMIGVAHQAGLMKGNSMPRAREALLSDSIATAAGAMFGTSPTTAYIESSSGVAAGGRTGLTSLTVACLFIVAAFFGPLVSAVSGLSAITAPALIIVGSLMMGSISQISWDELDEAFPAFLIILSMPLTSSIATGIALGFISYPLLKVVKGQWRDVHPLLYVFAVLFFYQLAFLPH, from the coding sequence AATGATGACCGGTATAACGACCTTTTTCACAATGGTTTATATCGTTGTCGTCAACCCGATCATCCTGGCTGATGCCGGCGTTCCCTTTGAGCAAGTTTTTACAGCGACAATCATTGCTGCTGTGATTGGTACGCTGTGGATGGCCTTATTTGCTAATTATCCAATCGCGATCGCACCAGGTATGGGGCTGAACGCTTACTTTGCCTACTCTGTTGTCGGCAACAACCAGAACATTTCTTATGAGACTGCATTTGCTGCGGTTTTTATAGCGGGTTTAATATTTGTCATTTTGTCCCTGACTTCATTCCGTGAAAAGTTGATAGAAGCAATTCCAGCCAACTTAAAGCACGGAATCACGGCAGGTATTGGACTTTTCATTGCTTTCATCGGCTTGCGGCTTACAGGAATCATTTCAGACCACCCGTCGAACTTGGTAGGCCTTGGAGATTTGCATTCCCCATCTGCCGTACTGGCATTGATCGGGCTTGCAGTCACACTGGTTTTAATGGTGCTTAAAGTGAATGGAGCATTGTTCCTGGGTATGGTTGTGACTGCATTGATCGCCTTTTTCACAGGCCAATTGGACTTCAAAGAAGGTTTCATGTCTATGCCATCACTTCCTGAAGGCATGATAGTCCTGAATCCATGGACAGCACTGATGGATGTTGTACAAAACAGTTTATACGCAGTTGTCTTTTCTTTTATCCTTGTAACGATCTTTGATACTACCGGTACAATGATCGGTGTCGCCCACCAGGCAGGCTTGATGAAAGGAAATTCAATGCCGCGTGCAAGAGAAGCATTGCTGTCTGACTCGATCGCAACTGCAGCAGGTGCCATGTTCGGGACAAGCCCGACGACAGCTTACATTGAATCATCTTCAGGCGTTGCAGCAGGAGGACGTACTGGTCTTACTTCGCTGACGGTAGCATGTTTATTCATCGTCGCTGCTTTCTTCGGACCGCTTGTCAGCGCAGTTTCCGGATTGTCAGCAATTACTGCTCCGGCACTGATCATTGTCGGAAGCTTGATGATGGGCAGTATTTCACAAATCAGCTGGGACGAGCTTGACGAAGCATTCCCTGCTTTCCTGATTATCTTGAGCATGCCGCTTACCTCAAGCATCGCAACCGGCATCGCGCTTGGTTTCATTTCCTATCCATTACTGAAAGTAGTGAAAGGACAATGGCGTGATGTCCACCCGCTTCTTTACGTTTTTGCAGTGCTGTTCTTTTACCAGCTTGCTTTCTTGCCACACTGA
- a CDS encoding YitT family protein has translation MTGKVLAVFVGSILLGVGVNGFLVPHHLLDGGMIGIGLIIHYFYGFPTGLTMILLSIPLYVLAWILERKYFFHSLNGLLVSSFFIDLFAPVEKGIHLGIVPSAILGGILVGCGIGLMLRYETSTGGTDLLAQLVHKFFPVNVGILIFLIDGIVVLSGLKVIGMEKFIYSLLTITCVGLMTSLCVIKRENVH, from the coding sequence ATGACTGGGAAAGTTCTTGCTGTATTTGTAGGCAGCATATTGCTAGGAGTAGGAGTGAACGGGTTTCTCGTCCCACACCACCTCCTGGACGGCGGCATGATTGGCATTGGGTTGATTATTCATTATTTTTATGGCTTTCCTACAGGCCTTACGATGATTCTCCTGAGTATCCCTCTATACGTATTGGCTTGGATATTGGAACGGAAATACTTTTTTCATAGCTTGAATGGTTTATTGGTATCAAGCTTTTTCATTGATCTGTTCGCACCTGTTGAAAAAGGAATTCACCTGGGCATCGTCCCAAGCGCAATACTCGGAGGGATATTGGTCGGATGCGGAATTGGTTTGATGCTCCGTTATGAAACAAGCACTGGTGGGACGGATTTATTAGCCCAATTGGTTCATAAATTTTTTCCTGTTAATGTCGGAATCTTGATTTTCTTAATTGATGGAATAGTCGTTTTATCAGGGTTGAAGGTAATTGGAATGGAGAAATTCATCTATTCGCTGCTTACAATTACTTGTGTGGGATTGATGACATCCTTGTGTGTAATAAAAAGGGAGAATGTGCATTGA